TCTCCCCCGATGACGAATGAGTTCGAGCCGATCCCGCTGCCGCGGCCAAGCACGATCGGCATTGCGTCCAGCGCGGCCTGCGCGGAGAGAACCGCGCTCCCGATCTCGGCGCTTGCCTCCGCCTCTGCGTCCACGCTGTCCTCCGCATCCTCGGGCGCAGGACTTGGTGCAGTCGGGATGGGCCGGGACTCACCCCGCGGGTAGTCCTCTCGGGGCGTCAGGTTCGATTCAACCTCGGAGGGGACGATGGGGGTATGGCTGGTCGTGGAGAAAGCCGGGAAGAGCTCTTCGACCCGCGCGGAGTCTCTCAGGCTGTCGTAGGCGACGACTCTCGCCGTCTCCTCATCGAGGTTGTTCTTCAGGTCCCAGGCCATGGCCTTGAGCCAGGCAAGTGAGTCGATTCCCGTCCACGGTTCGATGTCCTTGACCGGCATGGACAGCGACAGCACCTGGTATTCGAGGGCGAGCTCAGAGGGTCCCCGGTCGGCGATGTAGGCATTGACCCCTTCTGCGTACGCCGTATAGAAGTCTCTCGATTCGTCGGAGATAAGGTCCCACTCCTGCTCGGCGAGCCGGCGCCAGCCCATGCTGCGGATGACGACATCGGCCTGTCTCGCCGCCTCAGCATCACCGACCAGCTCAGACAGCCGGCCGCCGGTCATGTGGCGACGGTAGTCCATCTCAAAGAATCGGTCCTGGGCATGGACGTAGCCCTGAGCCCTGAAGAGATCCTCATCCGTCGTCCCGTAGATGTGCGGAATTCCGTTCGCATCCCTCATCACCTCGATGAGTCCATCGGCCTCCGGAATGAGATGCTCGCCGCTGTGGTTCGGCAGCGGCCGGTTGAGCGCGACGAGCAGCGCCGCTCCCCCAGTCATCGCCACGACGATGATGAGGGCGAGAATGGACAGGAGGATGCGGCGGATCGTACGGCGCTGTGACATCGTTCACCTCATTGGAATGCAGTCAGGCGTCATATTACCGAACAGTAGGTGCCAGGTGGCTCGGCACGCCGGACAACCACAGCACGCAGACCGTGCGACGCACATGTTTTCACCTCGGCTCTGTCCCCTGCCAGTTTCTGCGCAGCATCGCCATCTGAACCGAGTCGTAGCGTTCACCCTTCCAGGAGCGTGCCTCGGGGATCCTCGTGCACTCGGTGAATCCGAGCCGCTCCCCCGTTGCCAGCATCGCCTCGTTACCCGACCACGTTGTCATGGTGAGGACGTGGGCATTGGTGCGTCGAAAGGTGTCATCAATCCAGAGGAGTGCAGCAGCAGTGCCGATTCCCTGTCGCCGGTGAGCGGGATCGAAGATGACGATTCCCCAGTCCCACCATCCGCCGCCTGTGGGGGCGAGTTCGCCGCGGTTGACGTATCCGACCGGCTGGCCGTCGTGCTCGATAATGGCTCCGAGCCAGGTGTTGAGACCTCGACCGCTCGTGTACTCGAGGTAGGTCAGCCTGCGGGTGCGGGCGTGCAGGAAAGGCGAGTCCCACTGCTTCCAATCAGGATCGGTGAGCTCATGGCGCCAATGCCACAGCCACGGCCAGTCATCACGAGTCTCGGGCCTCAGCGTCACGGTCATGAGCCGAGTCTATGGGACGGAAGGATCCGCTTCCCCTCTGATCGACCGTCACCTGCCCGTTCCGAGCGGGAAAGCAGCCAGCGATGAATTGGGGGTTCGGCCGAGCGCCAGCGGCATGAGTCCAGTGGGGGCGCCCACACCGCACTGCGTGTCAGGAGATCGCGACCCCGACCTCTACGCGGGGCCGCTCAGCCTGACTCATGGCGATAAGCTCCTTTTCCTGGCGGGACGGACGTGCCGCCAGCAGCGCCCAGAGGATGCAGGCGAGGTCGACCAGCTCCTGCATCCACGCCCCGACGAAGGCCGGCATGACGCCGGTGGCGCCGATGAGCATGAGGACCACCGAGAAGATGACTCCGATGAGGATGGCCTGCCAGGCGATCTTCATCGTGCGCTGGCCGAGAAGCAGCAGGCGCGGGATGCGGGCGAAATCGTCGAGCATGATGACAACATCCGCGGACTCGACGGCTGCGGTCGAACCGCGCGCCCCCATGGCGACTCCGACATCGGCCACCGCGAGGACGGGGGCATCGTTGACGCCATCGCCGACCATCATGACGGGTCTGTTCGGCATCGTACTGACCGCGTTGACCTTGTCCTCGGGGAGCAGCCCGGCCCGAACATCGTCAATTCCGATCGCTGCCGCAACCCTGTTCGCCGTGTCCTCGGCATCGCCGGTCAGCATCGCCGTTGTCGGTACGCCGGCCTGGTGGACAGCGGTGAGAGTCGCGCGCGTCTCGGGCCTGATCGGATCGGACAGGTCAACACGACCGACGAGGATGCCATCGATTCCGATCCAGATGACGGTGTATCCAGCATCCGGCTCCGGGCCGGTGTCGACGCCGCCGGAATCGTCGGCGACGAACGCTCGCTTGCCGACGCGGACATGGGCGCCACCGACGACCGCGGAGACTCCCTGCGCCGGGACCTCCTGCGCCGACGATGGGACGGGGACGTCGCCGTCACGCCGCGCTGTGGCGACGATGGCCTCACCGAGAGGGTGGGAGGAGTGAAGCTCCGCAGAGGCCGCAAGGCGGAGCATCTCCTGCTCGGTATGACCGGCGAAGCAGTGCACAGCACTGACCTCCAGTACCCCTCGCGTGAGGGTCCCTGTCTTGTCGAACGCGACTGTGCGGACCTTCGAGACCTGCTCGATCGTCCCGGCGTTCTTCACGATCATGCCGCCCCGCGCGGCGCGCGACATGCCGGCCATGAAGGCAACCGGGGCGGCGATGATGAGCGGGCATGGAGTTGCGACAACGAGGACCTGGGCGAACCTCATGGGATCACCAGCGATCATCCACGCAGCACCGGCGATGACGAGGGCAATGAGGGTGAAGGGAACGGCGACTCGGTCGGCTAGCCGGACGAAGGGTGCCTTCGAGTCCTGCGCCTCCTGGACGAGTTCGATGATCCGCTGGTACTGCGACGCGCTCGCGTCCGCCGTCGCAACGACCTCGATGGCGGCGTTGCCATTGAGCGATCCAGAGAGGAGCGAGTCCCCCTCGACGTGCTCGACCGGCAGCGACTCGCCCGTCAGCGAGCTCTCGTCGATGACGGCGGTGGCCGAACTCAGCCGACAGTCAACCGGAATGGTGTCGTGGGGTCGGACGAGCAGGCGGTCGCCGATCTCGACGTCCTCGACGGGAATCGGCGTCACATCGCCCGACTCCATCCTGTACGCCACCGTCGGGGCTCCCTCGAGGAGGCTCGTCAGCTCCGAGCCGGCTCGCGCCTCGGCGTAGTCCTCGAGCGCCTCACCGCCGGTGAGCATGAGACAGACAACGAGCGTTGCCGGCACGAAGAGAATCGATCATGCCCTTGAACTGCATCGCGGCAATGACGAGGGCGATGGCAGAGACGAACCACTGCGCGCTCCGGTCCGGTCCGACGAACTCGAGGACGATGCCGATGGCCGCGGTCCCGAGGACGAGGACGACCATCGGGTAGTGCCGAAAGAAGCTGCTGAGCTTGATCATGAGAACAGTTTCGTCCAAGTTCTCGCGGATTACAACGAAGGCCAGGCTTGCCTACGCGCTGGTCAGAGCGATGGTGCAGCGGTTCCGAAAGCCGTCCATCTCACCAGCATTCCATCACTGAATGTCAGCCTCGAGGACGTCCACCTCAAGGTTCTTCGATGTTCTTCGCCGACGCGCTCCCACCAGATCGCATCCCTCGGGAGACATGACACGAGATGCGCTCCCCCAACGACCATTCTCATCAGCATTCCGGAACCACCATTCACGAGATAGTTGAATGCTCAATTATGCCGGAAGCGGAGAAATTTTGTCGCCCCCGGTCGGCCCTGTTGTCATTGACGAGGAAACTTCCATGAAAGGACAAGCATGAAGATTGGCATCATCCTCGGCTCCATCCGCGAGGGCCGCGCGGGCGCGCAGGTGGCCGAGTGGGTGTACGACAGGGCCAAGGAGCACGGCGGCGCAGAGTTCGAGCTCGTCGACCTCAAGGACTACAACGTCCCGCTGCTCACGACCGGTGTCCACCCCGCCATGGCCAACCGCGACTACGAGTCGCAGGAGGTCAAGAACTGGGGCCGCAAGATCGATGAGTTCGATGGCTACATCTTCGTCACCACCGAGTACAACCACGGAGTCCCCGGCGCGTTCAAGAATGCCGTTGACTCCCTCGCACCGGAGTGGATGAACAAGATGGTCGCCTTCGTCGGCTACGGGGCCGCCAACGGCGTTCGCGCCATCGAGCAGTGGCGCGGCATTGTCGCCAACTTCAACATGTGGGACATCCGCACCACCGTCGAGTTCAACATCTTCTCGGAGTTCACGGATGGCGTGTTCGCGCCGAACGAGCGTTACGAGGGCGAGATCACCGCGCTCTTCGACCAGCTCGTCGCCGCACACAGGGCAGCGAAGGCCGCCTGATCGCATGCGTGAGAAGGCCCTCCCACCACGGTGGGAGGGCCTTCCTCGTTCACGCGTGATGCAGGCCGTAACCTACCGCTCCGTATTCGCCCGGTACAGCAATGCCCAGCGGGTTTGGAGGGTTCTTCCAGCCGCCCTGCCTAGCGTGGAACCATGCACTTCGTGACCGCCGAACGACAGCGGCTCCTCTCGACACTCGAACGCGTTGGCGCCGATGCCCCCACCCTCTGCTCGGGCTGGGACGCGCAGGAGCTCCTCCGTCATCTGGTCCTCCGCGAGATCCACCCCCAGGACCAGATCCTCTCGAAGATCCCGGTCAAGGCAGCCGACAGCGCCCGCGATCGGATGGCTGAGATCGACGGCATGAGCTTCGACGAGCTCGTCGAAGTCTTCCGGACCGGACGACAGACCTTCTCACCGCTGAAGATCCGCCCGGTCGACCAGGCGGTCAACACCCTCGAGTACGTGAT
This is a stretch of genomic DNA from Flaviflexus salsibiostraticola. It encodes these proteins:
- a CDS encoding GNAT family N-acetyltransferase; this encodes MTVTLRPETRDDWPWLWHWRHELTDPDWKQWDSPFLHARTRRLTYLEYTSGRGLNTWLGAIIEHDGQPVGYVNRGELAPTGGGWWDWGIVIFDPAHRRQGIGTAAALLWIDDTFRRTNAHVLTMTTWSGNEAMLATGERLGFTECTRIPEARSWKGERYDSVQMAMLRRNWQGTEPR
- a CDS encoding heavy metal translocating P-type ATPase, which encodes MPATLVVCLMLTGGEALEDYAEARAGSELTSLLEGAPTVAYRMESGDVTPIPVEDVEIGDRLLVRPHDTIPVDCRLSSATAVIDESSLTGESLPVEHVEGDSLLSGSLNGNAAIEVVATADASASQYQRIIELVQEAQDSKAPFVRLADRVAVPFTLIALVIAGAAWMIAGDPMRFAQVLVVATPCPLIIAAPVAFMAGMSRAARGGMIVKNAGTIEQVSKVRTVAFDKTGTLTRGVLEVSAVHCFAGHTEQEMLRLAASAELHSSHPLGEAIVATARRDGDVPVPSSAQEVPAQGVSAVVGGAHVRVGKRAFVADDSGGVDTGPEPDAGYTVIWIGIDGILVGRVDLSDPIRPETRATLTAVHQAGVPTTAMLTGDAEDTANRVAAAIGIDDVRAGLLPEDKVNAVSTMPNRPVMMVGDGVNDAPVLAVADVGVAMGARGSTAAVESADVVIMLDDFARIPRLLLLGQRTMKIAWQAILIGVIFSVVLMLIGATGVMPAFVGAWMQELVDLACILWALLAARPSRQEKELIAMSQAERPRVEVGVAIS
- a CDS encoding NADPH-dependent FMN reductase; this encodes MKIGIILGSIREGRAGAQVAEWVYDRAKEHGGAEFELVDLKDYNVPLLTTGVHPAMANRDYESQEVKNWGRKIDEFDGYIFVTTEYNHGVPGAFKNAVDSLAPEWMNKMVAFVGYGAANGVRAIEQWRGIVANFNMWDIRTTVEFNIFSEFTDGVFAPNERYEGEITALFDQLVAAHRAAKAA
- a CDS encoding TIGR03085 family metal-binding protein, giving the protein MHFVTAERQRLLSTLERVGADAPTLCSGWDAQELLRHLVLREIHPQDQILSKIPVKAADSARDRMAEIDGMSFDELVEVFRTGRQTFSPLKIRPVDQAVNTLEYVIHHEDVRRAQNPPLGRVLTSDEQKAIFGQLRLMAQLLLLTAPVTVVLRSPEFGDITALATKRHKTTVTVIGEPLELALFAFGRDADVQFMGDPGDIDRLKTSDRSI